From the Streptomyces sp. NBC_00390 genome, the window TCGGGCAGGCGCGTGTTCCCGAACGCGTGCGCCTTGAAGTACGCCTGCACGCCGGTGAAGAACTCGTCCATGCCGACATAGGCGACGAGCTGCTTGAGAACGGACGCACCCTTGGCGTAGGTGATGCCGTCGAAGTTCACGAGAACGTCATCGAGATCGCGAATTTCGGCCATGATCGGATGGGTCGACGGCAGCTGGTCCTGCCGGTACGCCCAGGTCTTCTCCGAGTTCGCGAACGTGGTCCACGCGTTCGGCCACTTGGAGCCCGGCGCGTACGCCTGACAGGCGACCGAGGTGAAGGTGGCGAACGACTCGTTCAGCCACAGGTCGTTCCACCATTCCATGGTGACCAGGTCGCCGAACCACATGTGGGCCAGCTCGTGCAGGATCGTCTCGGCCCGCCGCTCGTACGCCGCGTCCGTCACCTTCGAACGGAAGACGTACTGGTCGCGGAAGGTCACGGCGCCCGCGTTCTCCATCGCGCCCGCATTGAACTCCGGCACGAACAGCTGGTCGTACTTGGCGAAGGGGTACGGGTAGTCGAACTTCTCCTGGAACCAGTCGAAGCCCTGCCGGGTGACCTCGAAGATCTCGTCCGCGTCCAGGAACTCGGCCAGCGAAGGACGGCAGTACACGCCCATGGGGACGGACCGGCCGTCCTTCTCGTAGCTGCTGTGCACCGAGTGGTAGGGCCCGACGATCAGCGCCGTGATGTACGTCGAGATCCGCGGCGTCGGCTCGAAGTGCCAGACGTTGTCCTTCGGCTCCGGCGTCGGCGAGTTCGAGATCACCGTCCAGTCCTGGGGCGCCTTCACGGTGAACTGGAACGTGGCCTTCAGATCAGGCTGCTCGAACGAGGCGAAGACCCGGCGTGCGTCGGGCACCTCGAACTGCGTATAGAGATACGCCTGCTGGTCCACCGGGTCGACGAAGCGGTGCAGACCCTCACCGGTGTTGGTGTACGCGCAGTCCGCGACCACCCTCAGCTCGTTGTCGCCCTCGTGCAGATGGGCCAGCGCGATCCGCGAGTCGCGGAAGACCGCGGCGACGTCGAGCGACTTCCCGTTGAGCACGACCTCGTGCACGGCGGGCGCGACGAGGTCGATGAAGCTCTCTGCGCCGGCCTCGGCCGACGCGAAGCGCACAGTGGTCACGGACCGGTAGGTCCCGCCCTCCTGGGCCCCGGAGAGATCGAGGTCGATCTCGTACGAGTCAACGGTGAGCAGGCGCGCCCGCTGCTGCGCCTCTTCACGGGTCAGGTTTGTGCCAGGCACCCGGTCATCTCCTCGGTATGTGATGTTTCGAGTCATCCTTCCACGCGCCGGCCGTCGTCCGCCCGGGAGAATCGTCGGCGACGGTCGCCGCACGCCGGCATGGACGAGGGGGAGCGCACATGAGTGCCGACATCGTGATCGCAGGGGCCGGTATCGGCGGGCTGACCTGCGCCCTGACCCTGCACGAGACGGGGCTGCGCCCCCGGGTGGCCGAGTCCGCCCGGCAACTGCGGCCCGTCGGCGTGGGCATCAATCTGCTGCCGCACGCCGTCGCCGAGCTGACCGCGCTGGGCCTGGGCGACGCGCTCGCCGAAATCGCCGTCCCCACCGCCGAGATGGTCCACTTCGACCGGCACGGCAACCGCATCTGGGCCGAGCCGAGGGGCCGCGCGGCGGGGCACGCGTGGCCCCAGTACTCGCTGCACCGCGGCGAGCTCCAGCAGCTTCTGTACGACGCCGCACGCGACCGGCTGGGTCCGGACACCGTACGTACCGGCACCGCGCTGGACGGCTTCGAGCAGAACGGGCACGAAGACGGGCAGGGAGACGGGGACGCGCTGCAGGTCACCCTGCGTGACGTGGAGAGCGGCGCCCGCACCACCGTCCGCGCCGACGCCCTGATCGGCGCGGACGGACTGCACTCCACGGTCCGCAGGCGGCTCCACCCCGGCGAGCAGCGGCTCCCTCTGTGGAACGGCATCCGGATGTGGCGTGGCACCGCCCTCGGCGAGCCGTTCCTCGACGGCCGCACGATGGTCATCGCCGGCAGCAACGCCACTGCCAAGCTGGTTGTCTACCCCATCTCGCGCCGCGCCGAGCGCCGCGGCGAGGCGCTGCTGAACTGGGTCGCCGAGGTCCGCGTCGGCACCCCGGGCCCGGTGGAGGGCGCCGCCTGGAACCGCACCGGGCGTCTCGACGACGTCCTTGCGCACTTCGCCGACTGGCGGCTCGAGCGTCTCGGCCTGGACGTACCCGCCCTGCTGGCCGCCACCGGCGAGATCCTCGAGTACCCCATGGCCGACCGGGACCCGCTGGAGCAGTGGGGCGCCGGACGCGTCACCCTGCTCGGTGACGCAGCCCATCCCATGTACCCGATCGGCTCCAACGGCGGCTCGCAGGCAATCCTCGACGCCCGGGCGCTGGCGCGCTGCCTCTCCGCGGCCCATTCGGTCCCGGCGGGCCTGCGCGCGTACGAGCAGCAGCGCACCGCCCCGGTGAACGCCCTGGTCACGGCAATGCGTGAGATGCCTGCCGATCGCCTGCTGCGGGCCGTGGCCGAGCGCGCCCCGGACGGCTTCGAGCGGG encodes:
- a CDS encoding flavin-dependent oxidoreductase; protein product: MSADIVIAGAGIGGLTCALTLHETGLRPRVAESARQLRPVGVGINLLPHAVAELTALGLGDALAEIAVPTAEMVHFDRHGNRIWAEPRGRAAGHAWPQYSLHRGELQQLLYDAARDRLGPDTVRTGTALDGFEQNGHEDGQGDGDALQVTLRDVESGARTTVRADALIGADGLHSTVRRRLHPGEQRLPLWNGIRMWRGTALGEPFLDGRTMVIAGSNATAKLVVYPISRRAERRGEALLNWVAEVRVGTPGPVEGAAWNRTGRLDDVLAHFADWRLERLGLDVPALLAATGEILEYPMADRDPLEQWGAGRVTLLGDAAHPMYPIGSNGGSQAILDARALARCLSAAHSVPAGLRAYEQQRTAPVNALVTAMREMPADRLLRAVAERAPDGFERVEDVLTAEELASIDAAYRRTSAPR